From the Bdellovibrionota bacterium genome, one window contains:
- a CDS encoding HAMP domain-containing sensor histidine kinase produces MSSLIYSSFLNSERMQLIDGQIESYASLLAHSDLVTRDFAELDEAEEQIQEILGGYHLGLVLMIKNNKGNVLYKNLNAKKLDLNPTTKFEWQFTEHDDNLVRIFTKKIPDAGRTLQIGTVVNQKSLVSLFYTRNHIYYFFILVIASAFLSWLLSTRLFSPLKRLAEDLNVITNQLNPANFNSETWDTKFLSSKLSFAFKNDEFTKLIQSVQNLLTQIRLAFQMNKNHSARLAHEVNTPLSLIKNRLKELEGSEKPQVVENIHKDIDRLADFVHRYLEYSESLNTPQAKTDIYAIKLTNFAEHLEQTLKPIAKDRLQIEGVSDHTVFANHHDLEHMVQNLITNALKYSPEDRNIILNFKEDQITVSDEGMGIPQSVLDKMGSPFNFGTNSRSHKGTGLGLAWVHAIAKKYDWELDIKTSPTGTSVTIHL; encoded by the coding sequence ATGAGTAGCTTGATTTATTCAAGCTTCTTGAATTCAGAAAGAATGCAGTTGATCGATGGTCAGATTGAATCCTATGCAAGTTTACTTGCACATTCCGATCTTGTAACCAGAGACTTTGCAGAGCTCGACGAAGCAGAAGAGCAAATCCAAGAAATCCTGGGTGGTTATCATTTAGGCCTTGTTCTTATGATTAAGAACAATAAAGGTAACGTTCTTTATAAAAACCTTAATGCAAAAAAATTAGATCTCAATCCCACAACAAAGTTTGAATGGCAGTTCACGGAACATGATGACAACTTGGTGAGAATTTTCACCAAGAAAATTCCAGACGCGGGTAGAACTTTACAGATCGGGACTGTGGTAAACCAAAAAAGCTTGGTTAGCCTTTTCTATACGAGAAACCATATCTATTATTTCTTTATTCTCGTAATTGCTTCGGCATTTTTGTCGTGGCTTCTTTCGACAAGACTTTTCTCTCCACTGAAGCGTTTGGCAGAAGATTTGAATGTGATTACAAATCAATTGAATCCCGCAAACTTTAATTCTGAAACTTGGGATACGAAATTTTTGAGTTCAAAGCTTTCTTTTGCTTTTAAAAATGACGAATTCACCAAGCTCATTCAATCAGTTCAGAATCTTCTTACACAAATTCGTTTGGCATTTCAGATGAACAAAAATCATTCGGCAAGGCTTGCTCATGAAGTGAATACGCCGCTCAGTCTCATTAAGAACCGCCTGAAAGAACTAGAAGGCAGTGAAAAACCACAAGTGGTGGAGAATATACATAAAGACATCGATCGCCTTGCGGACTTCGTTCATAGGTACTTAGAATATTCTGAAAGCTTGAATACACCCCAAGCAAAGACAGATATTTATGCGATTAAACTTACAAACTTTGCGGAACATTTGGAGCAAACACTAAAACCGATTGCTAAAGATAGACTGCAAATTGAAGGTGTCAGTGATCACACGGTATTTGCAAATCATCATGATCTTGAACACATGGTGCAAAACTTGATAACAAACGCTCTAAAATACTCACCAGAAGATAGAAATATTATTCTTAATTTCAAAGAAGACCAAATCACTGTTAGCGATGAAGGGATGGGAATCCCACAGTCTGTTTTAGACAAAATGGGTTCACCATTTAACTTTGGAACAAACTCTCGGAGTCATAAAGGCACTGGTTTGGGCTTGGCCTGGGTCCATGCAATTGCCAAAAAGTATGATTGGGAATTGGATATAAAGACTTCTCCCACCGGCACCAGCGTGACAATTCATCTCTAA
- a CDS encoding response regulator transcription factor, with the protein MNILIVEDESSLSHFLSESLKKEGYCVQVVTSMEELNSTIEQKNSLDPQVIVLDRLLHGLDSSEKITTLKERFPNSKIIVLSAIGGPTEKGKILDMGADDYVSKPFSIEELVARIRVSQRYNVKTAQTVQSYGNLTLDLFSQSAEVEGKKLELSKKEYQLLTALLHTPTKVYNRYQLLDSIWDIHADVESNVVEVTIKNLRKKLESVQANVEILSKRNVGYWIEV; encoded by the coding sequence ATGAACATATTAATAGTCGAAGACGAATCGTCGTTAAGCCATTTTCTATCTGAATCTCTCAAAAAAGAAGGTTACTGCGTTCAAGTTGTAACATCGATGGAAGAGCTCAATTCTACAATTGAACAAAAGAACAGTTTGGATCCCCAAGTGATCGTTCTGGATCGTTTACTTCATGGTTTAGATTCTTCAGAAAAAATCACAACACTCAAAGAGCGGTTCCCAAATTCTAAAATCATTGTTTTATCAGCCATCGGTGGCCCCACAGAAAAGGGTAAAATCTTGGATATGGGAGCAGACGATTACGTTTCGAAACCTTTCTCGATCGAAGAGTTGGTTGCACGCATCAGAGTTTCTCAAAGGTACAATGTGAAGACTGCGCAAACCGTTCAGTCTTATGGAAACTTAACTTTAGATTTATTTTCTCAGAGCGCGGAAGTGGAAGGTAAGAAACTAGAACTTTCTAAAAAAGAATACCAACTTCTAACAGCGCTTCTGCACACACCGACAAAAGTATACAATCGGTACCAGTTGCTTGATAGCATTTGGGATATCCATGCGGACGTTGAATCCAACGTCGTCGAAGTCACAATCAAAAACCTAAGAAAAAAATTAGAGTCGGTTCAGGCCAATGTCGAGATCTTATCTAAAAGAAATGTAGGTTACTGGATTGAAGTATAA
- a CDS encoding thermonuclease family protein yields MKNTSLALVIFLLAFTACKSADKVMVVPNDGNTYYEVERVVDGDTIEVETIGKVRLIGLDTPETVDPRKPVEYFGKEASQFLTRLVLHEKVRLEYDQTKTDKYKRTLAYVYMADGTFVNAEIIKQGYGFAYTKFPFKYLEQFRAYEKEAREDKRGLWAPRKY; encoded by the coding sequence ATGAAGAACACATCCTTAGCTTTGGTTATATTTTTGTTAGCTTTCACTGCATGCAAGTCAGCAGATAAAGTTATGGTAGTTCCTAATGACGGAAACACTTACTATGAAGTGGAAAGAGTCGTGGACGGTGACACTATCGAAGTGGAAACCATCGGAAAAGTTCGACTCATCGGTTTGGATACACCGGAAACAGTAGACCCTCGAAAGCCAGTAGAATATTTCGGAAAAGAAGCTTCTCAGTTTTTAACACGTTTAGTACTGCATGAAAAAGTTCGTTTGGAATACGATCAAACGAAAACTGATAAATACAAAAGAACTCTCGCGTATGTTTATATGGCCGATGGAACTTTTGTGAATGCAGAAATCATTAAGCAAGGTTATGGTTTTGCTTACACAAAATTTCCATTCAAGTATTTAGAACAGTTCCGTGCTTATGAAAAAGAAGCTCGTGAGGATAAACGTGGGCTGTGGGCTCCGCGAAAGTATTAG
- a CDS encoding extracellular solute-binding protein, which yields MQKTLFLLLFLLLGCKETNPNEIWIYTSTYKDTVADVEPRLKAQFPEMDFHFYQAGSEEITAKVNAEMLAGGTKADIFIFSDRFWFEEAAELGKLHPYRPKGSENIDPLFKHPDGSYTTVSHPLMVMIYNSDVYNESTAPKSFKEMSDPKWKDKFATGSPLASGTNFTTVAFLQKLYGWDYFKALRANNTISEGGNSSVIRRVQTKERPVGWVLLENVLRLKEDSKIKTIFPEDGAIVQSNVFAIAKKSGTGKEKSPANAEKVADWFFSKEGQEAMTRSFMYSALPGFPAPKGAKEFKEVVKTSPKWSPEILKEIMEKREEIKEEFTHIMFQ from the coding sequence ATGCAAAAAACCTTATTTTTATTGCTATTTCTACTTTTGGGTTGCAAAGAAACCAATCCGAATGAGATCTGGATTTATACCTCCACCTACAAAGACACGGTGGCCGATGTGGAACCCCGGCTCAAAGCTCAATTTCCAGAAATGGATTTTCATTTTTATCAAGCAGGCTCTGAAGAAATCACTGCCAAAGTGAACGCAGAGATGCTAGCCGGTGGAACCAAAGCTGATATTTTTATTTTCTCTGATCGTTTTTGGTTTGAAGAAGCCGCAGAACTTGGAAAACTTCATCCCTATCGTCCTAAAGGCTCAGAAAATATTGATCCTCTCTTCAAACATCCCGATGGCTCATATACAACAGTGAGCCACCCACTTATGGTGATGATTTATAATTCTGACGTTTATAACGAAAGCACTGCGCCTAAATCTTTTAAAGAGATGTCTGATCCAAAATGGAAGGACAAATTTGCAACAGGAAGTCCATTGGCATCTGGGACAAACTTTACAACTGTAGCTTTCCTACAAAAACTCTACGGTTGGGATTACTTCAAAGCGTTGCGCGCAAACAATACCATAAGCGAAGGTGGAAACTCTTCGGTAATCCGACGTGTTCAAACCAAAGAGCGTCCAGTGGGCTGGGTTTTACTTGAAAATGTTTTAAGGCTCAAAGAAGATTCAAAAATTAAAACTATTTTTCCTGAGGATGGTGCCATCGTACAATCGAATGTCTTTGCTATAGCCAAAAAGAGCGGTACCGGAAAAGAAAAATCTCCTGCCAATGCAGAAAAAGTTGCGGATTGGTTTTTCTCTAAAGAAGGCCAAGAGGCTATGACTAGATCTTTTATGTATTCAGCGCTACCGGGATTTCCTGCTCCGAAGGGTGCGAAAGAATTCAAAGAGGTCGTAAAAACCTCTCCCAAATGGAGTCCTGAGATTTTAAAAGAAATTATGGAAAAGCGTGAAGAAATAAAAGAAGAATTTACGCACATTATGTTTCAATAA
- a CDS encoding ABC transporter permease subunit produces MKKPILGIAIFILILLCVYPFGVLFYKIIFSGPNDSFTLKSFDQVLHSATTLRAIKNTLMVSLSVSALSALIGVPLAWLLSRTDFPASRKFRSWLCLSYAIPPYIGAIAWIFLANPTTGLLNKIFGLNLNIYSFGGLVWVEASFLYTFILLTVHASLERMDSSFEEAARLSGASPLKIFKDITLPLIRPALLGSSLLVFLATAASFGVPALIGSPARIYLITTQIYTFQKMGSLSGLYKAGALSMFLLLFAVITLIIQQKILNKSQFKTVSGKT; encoded by the coding sequence GTGAAGAAACCAATACTGGGAATTGCAATTTTTATTTTGATCTTACTTTGCGTTTATCCATTTGGCGTTCTTTTTTATAAAATCATTTTTTCTGGTCCCAATGATAGCTTCACTTTAAAATCTTTTGATCAAGTTCTACATAGCGCCACAACTTTGCGGGCAATTAAGAACACATTGATGGTGAGTTTGTCCGTTAGCGCATTGAGTGCGCTGATTGGCGTGCCTCTGGCTTGGTTACTCTCGCGCACAGATTTTCCTGCCAGTCGAAAATTCAGATCATGGCTTTGTTTGTCTTACGCGATTCCTCCTTACATCGGGGCTATCGCCTGGATATTTTTAGCCAATCCCACGACAGGATTATTGAATAAAATCTTTGGACTCAATCTCAATATCTATAGCTTTGGTGGATTAGTTTGGGTGGAGGCGAGCTTTCTCTATACGTTCATTCTTTTAACTGTTCACGCATCTTTAGAAAGAATGGATTCCTCTTTTGAGGAAGCGGCGAGATTATCTGGAGCAAGTCCTCTTAAAATTTTTAAGGACATCACTTTACCTTTAATTCGGCCAGCACTACTTGGAAGTAGCTTGCTTGTTTTCTTGGCTACGGCTGCAAGCTTTGGTGTCCCGGCCTTGATTGGGAGTCCTGCGAGAATTTATCTGATCACCACGCAGATCTACACCTTCCAAAAAATGGGGTCTCTCAGTGGTCTCTACAAGGCCGGTGCTCTTTCTATGTTTTTATTGTTATTTGCCGTAATCACTTTGATCATTCAGCAAAAAATTCTAAACAAAAGCCAATTCAAAACCGTTTCAGGAAAAAC
- a CDS encoding ABC transporter permease subunit yields PGLIELGKWKIPAIFAVCAFMFVGFILPLGGILISALSKVQGEFGLANFTLENFRRTLFDVQETGRAFSNSLILGISAATIACLLGVFLSYIQTKTKLKGRNLLDVIASVPYATPGTVVALALILAFSNGIMGVGPSLYNTLGMLALAYIVKYLSFAMKTTADGYRQIDDVLDEAARVSGAGWGKTMTTIWLPLMKAPMVAAWFLIFMPVVSELTMTILLTGPGLETIGTVIFQLQEYADASGGGASVLAIMVVVMVILINWIVKKISKGRYSL; encoded by the coding sequence CCTGGTCTAATTGAATTGGGAAAATGGAAAATCCCTGCGATCTTTGCTGTCTGCGCCTTTATGTTCGTAGGATTTATTTTACCTTTGGGTGGGATTTTAATTTCGGCTTTAAGCAAAGTCCAAGGTGAATTTGGTTTAGCTAATTTTACATTAGAAAATTTCCGTAGAACTTTATTTGATGTCCAAGAAACAGGAAGAGCTTTTTCTAATTCTTTAATCCTGGGAATCAGCGCTGCGACCATTGCATGTTTACTTGGAGTTTTCCTGTCCTACATCCAAACAAAAACAAAATTAAAAGGAAGAAATCTTTTAGATGTGATTGCTTCCGTTCCTTACGCAACTCCTGGAACAGTTGTGGCTCTCGCGTTAATCTTGGCTTTTAGCAATGGCATTATGGGAGTCGGCCCAAGCTTATACAACACTCTCGGCATGCTCGCTCTTGCCTATATTGTTAAGTACTTAAGCTTTGCCATGAAGACCACGGCCGATGGCTATAGACAAATTGATGATGTCTTAGATGAGGCCGCAAGAGTTTCTGGTGCAGGCTGGGGCAAGACTATGACCACCATTTGGCTTCCTCTTATGAAAGCACCTATGGTAGCGGCATGGTTTTTAATTTTTATGCCGGTAGTGAGTGAGTTAACAATGACGATTCTTCTTACAGGTCCTGGGTTAGAAACAATAGGGACAGTAATTTTCCAGTTGCAAGAATACGCGGATGCAAGTGGCGGTGGCGCTTCGGTGCTAGCGATCATGGTTGTAGTGATGGTGATTTTAATTAATTGGATCGTAAAGAAAATATCTAAGGGAAGGTATAGTTTATGA